One segment of Carya illinoinensis cultivar Pawnee chromosome 1, C.illinoinensisPawnee_v1, whole genome shotgun sequence DNA contains the following:
- the LOC122287198 gene encoding 40S ribosomal protein S13-like yields the protein MGRMHSRGKGISASALPYKRTPPSWLKISYQDVEENICKFAKKGLTPSQIGVILRDSHGIAQVKTVTGSKILRILKAHGLAPEIPEDLYHLIKKAVSIRKHLERNRKDKDSKFRLILVESRIHRLARYYKKTKKLPPVWKYESTTASTLVA from the exons ATGGGTCGCATGCACAGTAGAGG TAAGGGTATTTCGGCTTCTGCTCTTCCGTACAAGAGGACTCCACCGAGCTGGCTGAAGATCTCTTATCAGGAT GTTGAGGAAAATATCTGCAAGTTTGCCAAGAAGGGTCTGACACCATCTCAAATTGGTGTCATTCTTCGTGATTCTCATGGGATTGCTCAGGTGAAGACTGTTACAGGGAGCAAGATTTTGCGGATACTGAAGGCCCATG GGCTTGCTCCTGAAATTCCTGAGGATCTGTACCATCTCATCAAGAAAGCAGTCTCCATTCGCAAGCATTTGGAGAGAAATAGGAAGGATAAAGATTCCAAGTTTAGGTTGATTCTGGTTGAGAGCAGGATCCATCGCCTAGCTCGCTACTACAAGAAGACAAAGAAGCTGCCACCTGTATGGAAATA TGAATCTACCACCGCTAGCACTCTTGTGGCTTAG
- the LOC122287214 gene encoding uncharacterized protein LOC122287214 isoform X1, with product MRRCSGWRRFLFCLPLIFFLPHMFSVMELHQKKNSKKSDHLVLGPAAGQGLPNRLQCEGIKAVNKTHSPTSHISIGRESIAFVTVFAIHNSSPNTHVDDRSSNLVTVGNASYSKVERSMAILNVFINFIQVRMPQSSIIILTDLVSDLRMHRNRVAVLPIQNEYSRDKLMLQRIMSYIAFLETRLEELSHMEGHISHYIFTDSDIAVVDDLGQIFQDYSSFHLALTFRNNKAQPLNSGFIAVRGTSDGILRAKLFLQKVLEVYSSKYMSASRMLGDQLALAWVIMSDPSFDRRKFTKAQVFLEKIGGASVLFLPCAIYNWTPPEGAGQFHGMPLDVKVVHFKGSRKRLMLESWNFFSSYGNISDMLCLVLSSGRTKYDF from the exons ATGAGAAGATGCAGTGGGTGGCGTCGTTTTCTCTTTTgtcttcctctcattttcttccttcCTCATATGTTTTCTG TAATGGAATTGCATCAGAAGAAAAATAGCAAGAAATCTGATCATCTGGTTCTAGGGCCTGCTGCTGGACAAGGCTTGCCCAATCGTTTGCAATGTGAAG GCATTAAAGCTGTCAACAAGACCCACTCTCCAACTTCCCATATATCCATAGGCAGAGAATCTATTGCTTTTGTCACTGTTTTTGCCATTCATAATTCTTCCCCAAATACTCATGTAGATGATAGATCATCAAACTTGGTTACTGTTGGGAATGCTTCATATAGTAAAGTGGAGAGGTCAATGGCCATATTGAATGTCTTCATTAACTTTATTCAG GTGAGAATGCCCCAGAGCAGCATTATTATTCTTACCGACCTGGTATCTGACCTTCGCATGCACAGAAATAGGGTCGCTGTTCTTCCCATTCAAAATGAATATTCGCGAGACAAATTGATGCTTCAACGAATCATGTCTTACATT GCTTTTCTAGAAACAAGGCTTGAGGAGCTTTCTCATATGGAGGGGCACATCAGTCATTACATCTTTACCGACTCAGATATAGCAGTGGTTGATGATCTAGGACAGATATTTCAGGATTATTCAAGTTTTCATCTGGCTCTCACCTTCCGGAACAACAAAGCACAACCTTTAAATTCAGGATTTATAGCAGTAAGGGGAACCTCAGATGGGATTTTAAG GGCAAAGCTTTTTCTACAAAAAGTACTGGAAGTTTACAGTTCAAAGTACATGAGTGCCTCCCGAATGCTCGGAGACCAGTTAGCACTTGCATGGGTTATTATGTCTGACCCTTCCTTTGACAGAAGAAAATTTACCAAAGCGCAAGTTTTTCTAGAGAAAATTGGCGGTGCCTCAGTTCTGTTTCTACCTTGTGCTATATACAATTGGACACCACCAGAAGGTGCAGGTCAATTTCATGGCATGCCCTTGGATGTTAAG GTCGTTCATTTCAAAGGATCGAGGAAACGCCTAATGCTCGAGTCTTGGAACTTCTTCAGTTCGTATGGTAACATATCAGATATGTTATGTCTCGTCTTAAGTAGCGGGAGAACAAAGTATGACTTTTAA
- the LOC122287214 gene encoding uncharacterized protein LOC122287214 isoform X2, producing the protein MELHQKKNSKKSDHLVLGPAAGQGLPNRLQCEGIKAVNKTHSPTSHISIGRESIAFVTVFAIHNSSPNTHVDDRSSNLVTVGNASYSKVERSMAILNVFINFIQVRMPQSSIIILTDLVSDLRMHRNRVAVLPIQNEYSRDKLMLQRIMSYIAFLETRLEELSHMEGHISHYIFTDSDIAVVDDLGQIFQDYSSFHLALTFRNNKAQPLNSGFIAVRGTSDGILRAKLFLQKVLEVYSSKYMSASRMLGDQLALAWVIMSDPSFDRRKFTKAQVFLEKIGGASVLFLPCAIYNWTPPEGAGQFHGMPLDVKVVHFKGSRKRLMLESWNFFSSYGNISDMLCLVLSSGRTKYDF; encoded by the exons ATGGAATTGCATCAGAAGAAAAATAGCAAGAAATCTGATCATCTGGTTCTAGGGCCTGCTGCTGGACAAGGCTTGCCCAATCGTTTGCAATGTGAAG GCATTAAAGCTGTCAACAAGACCCACTCTCCAACTTCCCATATATCCATAGGCAGAGAATCTATTGCTTTTGTCACTGTTTTTGCCATTCATAATTCTTCCCCAAATACTCATGTAGATGATAGATCATCAAACTTGGTTACTGTTGGGAATGCTTCATATAGTAAAGTGGAGAGGTCAATGGCCATATTGAATGTCTTCATTAACTTTATTCAG GTGAGAATGCCCCAGAGCAGCATTATTATTCTTACCGACCTGGTATCTGACCTTCGCATGCACAGAAATAGGGTCGCTGTTCTTCCCATTCAAAATGAATATTCGCGAGACAAATTGATGCTTCAACGAATCATGTCTTACATT GCTTTTCTAGAAACAAGGCTTGAGGAGCTTTCTCATATGGAGGGGCACATCAGTCATTACATCTTTACCGACTCAGATATAGCAGTGGTTGATGATCTAGGACAGATATTTCAGGATTATTCAAGTTTTCATCTGGCTCTCACCTTCCGGAACAACAAAGCACAACCTTTAAATTCAGGATTTATAGCAGTAAGGGGAACCTCAGATGGGATTTTAAG GGCAAAGCTTTTTCTACAAAAAGTACTGGAAGTTTACAGTTCAAAGTACATGAGTGCCTCCCGAATGCTCGGAGACCAGTTAGCACTTGCATGGGTTATTATGTCTGACCCTTCCTTTGACAGAAGAAAATTTACCAAAGCGCAAGTTTTTCTAGAGAAAATTGGCGGTGCCTCAGTTCTGTTTCTACCTTGTGCTATATACAATTGGACACCACCAGAAGGTGCAGGTCAATTTCATGGCATGCCCTTGGATGTTAAG GTCGTTCATTTCAAAGGATCGAGGAAACGCCTAATGCTCGAGTCTTGGAACTTCTTCAGTTCGTATGGTAACATATCAGATATGTTATGTCTCGTCTTAAGTAGCGGGAGAACAAAGTATGACTTTTAA